The window ATTGGGGGCTTAAAACCATTCCCGGCATCGTTTGTAGATGAGAAAAAATATGGTGATTGTAAGGCCCTGTCAAATTACATGTATGCTTTGCTAAAGGCTGTTAACATACAATCGCATTATGCATTAGTTAGGGCTGGCACAAATCAAGAGCCCGCCGATGCCAATTTCCCGGCTGATCCATTTAATCATATTATATTATGTGTGCCTTTTAAAGGTGATACTACCTGGCTGGAATGCACCAGCAATACGCAACCTTTTGGCAAGCTGGGTACTTTTACCGAAAACAGAAACGCTTTATTAATTACCGATGATGGCGGCAAGCTTGTAAACACCCCTAAAAGCACAGGCATCGACAATCAGTTTAATAGTGAGGTCCACATTATGCTCGACGCTGAGGGCGGAGCCAAGGCAAAAGTGAAGATACTAAGCACTGGTGCCTACAGAGATGATTATATAGGTATTGCTACCTTAAAAAACGATGAGCAAAAAGAATATCTCATAAGAATGATGAACATGAAGCAGCCATCTGTTATTGAATTTACGCCCCTCGCAGATAATAATGGGATTAAAGAGGTAGCCATAGATTTAGAGTACGATAAATTTTCTGACATAACCAGCGGCGATAAGCAGTTTTATCGCCCGCGGGTGTTTGACCTATGGCGGCTAACGGTACCTGTTTTAGAAAAAAGAAAAACTGATTTCTACTTTGAGCAGCCAATGCAAAAAACCTGTGTAACCACAATTGATCTGCCAACAGGTTTTGAGGTAGAAACATTGCCAACCAATCAAAGTTTCAAATTCAGTTACGGTAATTACGAGGTTAACTATACCTATATAACCGGTAAAAACCAGGTGGTAAGTACTGCAAAGTTTAATTTAACTACCCAAATGATACCTGCAGCAAAATATACCGAAATGCAGCAGTACATGGATAATATTGCCAAAGCACAAAATAAAAAACTGGTAATACGGCGTAAGGCTTAAATTTGCCGGATGATATTCCGTCTTGATGATCGTATTCTTTTCCCCGATGCTGGGTTGGCCGAACCTGACGGTCTATTAGCTATAGGTGGCGATTTATCTGTAGAGCGTTTGGCATTAGCTTATAAAAGCGGCATATTCCCCTGGTATAGCGAAGACGACCCAATTCTTTGGTTTTCGCCACATGAACGATTTGTGTTATATCCTGAGCGGTTAAACGTGTCTAAGTCAATGAAGCGAATATTAAGATCAGGCGCATTTACTATTACTTACGATAACTGCTTTAATGAGGTAGTAAAATCATGTTCAACTGCTCCG is drawn from Inquilinus sp. KBS0705 and contains these coding sequences:
- a CDS encoding DUF3857 domain-containing protein, with amino-acid sequence MRKGIKRIQFTIFILLSGICLLFSFKLKAQNKALTKDLYLASSVPDSLKENANSVVRYSSDELVITAPGKVNHKHHSITTILNEKGDDDARLVLFYDKKYSSVDRVEIIAYNAAGIQLKKYHKSDMYDRSATDGISIITDSRLLALEHPVASYPMTIEISYEVEKDSYLDLDEWSMQEAEKSVQYATYTVNALPSVGFRYKNKNTNLVPQKSADNKYDIYTWKIAGIKATKPEDEALDWQVYPKILFATNLFEFNDLAGDFTTWQSFGKWIKALNDPVCTLDAKRTEEIRTMTANLKTDKDKAKFLYEYMQKNMRYVSIQLGIGGLKPFPASFVDEKKYGDCKALSNYMYALLKAVNIQSHYALVRAGTNQEPADANFPADPFNHIILCVPFKGDTTWLECTSNTQPFGKLGTFTENRNALLITDDGGKLVNTPKSTGIDNQFNSEVHIMLDAEGGAKAKVKILSTGAYRDDYIGIATLKNDEQKEYLIRMMNMKQPSVIEFTPLADNNGIKEVAIDLEYDKFSDITSGDKQFYRPRVFDLWRLTVPVLEKRKTDFYFEQPMQKTCVTTIDLPTGFEVETLPTNQSFKFSYGNYEVNYTYITGKNQVVSTAKFNLTTQMIPAAKYTEMQQYMDNIAKAQNKKLVIRRKA